The following are encoded in a window of Lichenicola cladoniae genomic DNA:
- the rpsN gene encoding 30S ribosomal protein S14, whose product MAKTSSVNRNLKRTAMAARDKGKRSALKNIVMDRTLPVEDRFEASLKLAELPRNGSRVRVKLLCKLTGRSRANYRKFGLSRIALRDLASSGQIPGMVKSSW is encoded by the coding sequence AAGACTTCCAGCGTCAATCGCAACCTCAAGCGCACTGCAATGGCAGCGCGCGACAAGGGCAAGCGGTCGGCACTCAAGAACATCGTTATGGATCGTACGCTCCCCGTGGAGGACCGGTTCGAGGCTTCGTTGAAGCTCGCCGAGCTGCCGCGCAACGGATCGCGTGTCCGCGTGAAGCTGCTCTGCAAGCTGACCGGGCGTTCGCGCGCCAATTATCGGAAGTTCGGCCTCAGCCGAATTGCCCTGCGCGATTTGGCTAGCTCGGGGCAGATCCCCG